In a single window of the Deltaproteobacteria bacterium genome:
- a CDS encoding FliO/MopB family protein codes for MNPKFSLDLKNPMGRKLWAIGGCIGALVFAQLSSPSSANASLGLAPFKMLAVLGCFGALAWWLLKKLPNAGAQQLEPALKVVSKTALSPKNGLALVEADGIRVLVAYGDGFARVLPLDAVGAQKENAS; via the coding sequence ATGAACCCCAAGTTCTCCCTCGACCTGAAGAACCCCATGGGCCGCAAGCTCTGGGCAATCGGCGGCTGCATCGGCGCTCTCGTGTTCGCCCAGCTGAGCTCGCCCAGTTCGGCGAACGCGTCGCTCGGGCTCGCGCCGTTCAAGATGCTCGCGGTGCTGGGCTGCTTCGGGGCGCTGGCATGGTGGCTGCTTAAGAAGCTCCCGAACGCCGGCGCACAGCAGCTCGAACCGGCGCTCAAGGTCGTGAGCAAGACCGCGCTGAGCCCGAAGAACGGATTGGCGCTGGTCGAAGCAGATGGAATCCGCGTGCTCGTCGCGTACGGCGACGGCTTCGCCCGCGTGCTCCCGCTCGATGCGGTGGGCGCGCAGAAGGAGAACGCGTCATGA
- a CDS encoding FliM/FliN family flagellar motor switch protein: MLKPLTQAKKLAKLGSRSLTRAHVALQRRPALKAAFAEAVQAVATALGKRLDAEVTLESQLLDAAVKGPNSLASPGVFALVSLDEVGGFAVVELEPQLCSALVDKLAGGNGESLAPLALSEAERAGTSLLVLDALAALRNSPVEKALGPRLVRIVTSAAEVTAVTDLRAAHLAVRVKLSCGPATGFARVLIPASALRFWVESVPAEVVVPAPEVAAASVPVSVIAGRATLTTADIDTLTGGDVVLLEGLSGTREALTGPARLVGTTFAITGHIGPDAFTVAALHTEPAMNDATTIQKAPELPVEVEVELCKVRLTVAELGALQVGGVIPLRVGAGEPVALKLGDAVVAIAELVEIEGEIGARILRLAK; encoded by the coding sequence ATGTTGAAGCCCCTCACCCAGGCCAAGAAGCTCGCGAAGTTGGGCTCGCGCTCGCTCACGCGCGCGCACGTGGCGCTGCAGCGTCGACCCGCGCTGAAGGCCGCTTTCGCCGAGGCCGTGCAGGCGGTCGCGACCGCGCTCGGCAAGCGCCTCGACGCCGAGGTCACCCTCGAATCGCAGCTCCTCGACGCCGCCGTCAAAGGCCCGAATTCGCTCGCTTCTCCCGGCGTGTTCGCGCTCGTGTCGCTCGATGAGGTCGGCGGCTTCGCGGTCGTCGAGCTCGAGCCGCAGCTCTGTTCCGCGCTGGTCGACAAGCTCGCTGGCGGCAACGGGGAAAGCCTCGCCCCGCTTGCACTTTCCGAAGCCGAGCGCGCCGGGACCTCGCTGCTCGTGCTCGACGCGCTCGCCGCCCTTCGCAACAGCCCCGTGGAAAAAGCCCTGGGACCGCGCCTGGTTCGCATCGTCACCAGCGCGGCCGAGGTCACGGCCGTCACCGACCTGCGCGCGGCGCACTTGGCCGTCCGCGTGAAGCTCTCCTGCGGCCCAGCGACGGGCTTCGCCCGCGTGCTCATCCCCGCGAGCGCACTGAGGTTCTGGGTGGAGTCGGTGCCGGCCGAGGTGGTCGTGCCGGCGCCCGAGGTCGCCGCCGCCAGCGTGCCCGTGAGCGTCATCGCCGGGCGCGCCACGCTCACCACCGCCGACATCGACACGCTCACCGGCGGCGACGTGGTCCTGCTCGAGGGCCTCTCTGGCACCCGCGAGGCGCTCACCGGACCCGCCCGGCTGGTGGGCACGACCTTCGCAATCACCGGTCACATCGGCCCCGACGCCTTCACCGTCGCGGCCCTCCACACGGAGCCCGCCATGAACGACGCCACGACGATCCAGAAGGCCCCCGAGCTGCCGGTCGAGGTCGAGGTCGAGCTGTGCAAGGTGCGCCTGACCGTCGCCGAGCTGGGCGCGCTCCAGGTGGGCGGGGTGATTCCGCTCCGCGTCGGCGCGGGCGAGCCGGTGGCGCTCAAGCTCGGCGATGCGGTGGTCGCGATCGCGGAGCTCGTGGAGATCGAAGGCGAAATCGGCGCTCGCATCCTTCGGCTGGCCAAGTGA